The window AGCCTCGCGCATAAGTTGTTCGGTTTCCTCAAGCGTGTCCCCGGCGGCAACGCAGCCAGGGAGGTCAGGCACATGCGCGCTGTATCCGGTAGCAGTCTTCTCGTACAGAACTGCGTACTTCATCGCAAACCAGCCTGTTTCAAAATCGATCTAAACGTTTTCGGATCCAAGTCCTTCGACGGATGACCGGCAATCGTCACGCGGCCTTCTTCAGTGCGTGTTTGTATTGCCGGTCCATCTTCCTCAACGAACTTCATAGCGTCGCGAATCTTCATGCGGCGTCAGCTCTTGTGCAAAATCTCCGGCTCCAGGCGCGCTTCGGGTTCGGTGTGGAGCGCGCGTTCCAGGGCGTGCTCCCACGCATCTTTCAGTCGCGACACGGGCGCGGACACGACCGCCCTGCCGTCCACGAAGATTTCCAGTTTTTCGGATTGCGTGACGCCGATCGGAAGCGCGGCCACGGCATATTTTACCGCTACTTCTTCGATTCTCGGGACGTTTTCGCGGACGCAGGAGATCACGATGCGGCTGGCGTCCTCGCCGAACAGCAGGTATTCGGGAAGCAGGTCGTCGCCGCCCATGTCCTGGCTCGCCAGTTCCACGCGGGCGCCGAGGTCGCGCGGGAAACAGGATTCGGCGACCGCCACCGCCAGGCCACCTTCGGAGCAGTCGTGAGCGCCATCAATCAGGCCCAGGCCGATGAGGTCGATAATGCAGTCCTGCAGCGCTTTTTCCCTCTCCAGCTCGAGTGCCGGCGGGAAGCCCCACACCTGGCCCAAGATCTCTTTCGCATACTCGGAGGAGCCAAACTCGATTTCAGCATCCACGGCATCGCCGGGTTCGGAGCCGCGCAGCAGCACGATGGCGCGGTCTTTTTCGCGGAAGTCGGGGGTCATGGCACGGTCTACGTGCTCGATCAGGCCGACGATGCCGACCACCGGCGTCGGGTAAACACCTTCGCCCAGAGTTTCGTTGTAGAAGCTGACATTGCCGCCGGTGATGGGCGTTTCCAGTTCCTCGCAGGCGCGGGTCATGCCGTCGACGACTTGCGAGAACTGCCACATGATGTGCGGTTTTTCGGGGTTGCCGAAGTTCAGGCAGTTGGTGGCGCCGATGGGACGCGCGCCGGCGCACGCCACATTGCGCGCCGATTCGGCAACGGCATGCATGGCGCCGAGCTTGGGATCGAGCCAGCACCAGCGCCCGTTGCCGTCGAGC of the Terriglobia bacterium genome contains:
- a CDS encoding type II toxin-antitoxin system HicA family toxin is translated as MKIRDAMKFVEEDGPAIQTRTEEGRVTIAGHPSKDLDPKTFRSILKQAGLR
- a CDS encoding type II toxin-antitoxin system HicB family antitoxin, whose protein sequence is MKYAVLYEKTATGYSAHVPDLPGCVAAGDTLEETEQLMREAIAMHLDGMREDGDSIPEPSTVAGYITISA